DNA from Malus sylvestris chromosome 11, drMalSylv7.2, whole genome shotgun sequence:
GAGTTTTGGGTCATGAAGCACTACGGAATTAGGCAGTTTTGGACTAACATAAAGACCTCCTTCCGATACTCTGAACTATATCATACGAGCTTTTGGAAGGACAGTCATGATCTGTTGCTGCTCGACTATCAGTTTGTTATGTATGATTTTAACAAGAAAAGCTTTCACAATCTGTCAGTTCGGGAATTTCCTGAATTTGAAAATGCTGGGATCTACATGGAGAGCCTTGTTTCACCCAATTACTATGGCGGTCGTGATCCAGAACATGAAATACGAAAGAATTTGATGGTAGGTAAAGAAGAATCCTCTCAATTACTATGGCGGTCTTGTTTCAATCTCTTCTTCGATGGTTCTCGTTTGTGATATGCTGAGATTAAGCTTCGGCTAAAAGGTGTGTTAACAAGTGGAATGATTTGGAACTGTATGTGTTTGTTTACTCGGCTGTTAACAGGACAGGCTGCACTTCATATGTAATTGTTTTATCATCATCTCTAGTGTTTCATGTCATGAATGTAACAATGTCTCGTGTCTACTATTTCTTTGCTTGATGTTTTCATAATTTTGCTTTCCTTTTGCCTTTGGACAGTAGTTCTTTACTAGGTATTTAGCGGCACTTTGTTAAAAGCACACAATAAACTCATTCCACACTTTGTTAGGTTCTTGTTTAGGAAACATCGAAGGTGTTTT
Protein-coding regions in this window:
- the LOC126588644 gene encoding F-box/kelch-repeat protein At3g06240-like isoform X1, with translation MTKVGKESSPVIVSFHLAEEFREIPLPLKGSGFIPNEYYVVGVFRYCLCLTRCDDFKIHDEFWVMKHYGIRQFWTNIKTSFRYSELYHTSFWKDSHDLLLLDYQFVMYDFNKKSFHNLSVREFPEFENAGIYMESLVSPNYYGGRDPEHEIRKNLMKNRA
- the LOC126588644 gene encoding F-box/kelch-repeat protein At3g06240-like isoform X2 is translated as MTKVGKESSPVIVSFHLAEEFREIPLPLKGSGFIPNEYYVVGVFRYCLCLTRCDDFKIHDEFWVMKHYGIRQFWTNIKTSFRYSELYHTSFWKDSHDLLLLDYQFVMYDFNKKSFHNLSVREFPEFENAGIYMESLVSPNYYGGRDPEHEIRKNLMNRA